A DNA window from Halorubrum sp. DM2 contains the following coding sequences:
- a CDS encoding iron-containing alcohol dehydrogenase family protein codes for MLPIADSFEHAHRGCEILYGRGRITDLGGWLGDRDLDDALVVCGSNTGANDALMDPIRAGLGDRFAGVFDETTPDKRVETASDLLDARAEAGADVLVAVGGGASLDVARQATLLAADGRDLGDLRADAESGADALGELAPGSEPALPVVVVPTTFAGADLSAGGSLEVFAAAESPTEQPITVSGSGAWPIADIADPALFETTPGSVLAGSAMNGFNKGVETPYARDASPVSDAAAVHGLRLLSDALPHVAGDRPDSEAATDRAVVGALLVQLDRKISVIHAFGHGFARRYDVQQGAVHAVVAPHALAYLFDEVDASRRALAAGLGVPTDGRDDDAVAEDVVEAVAAVRDALDVPSRLRDLPATDESDLPAIAEFVAEDPPMARAPAGLDATAEEILGVLRAAW; via the coding sequence ATGCTACCGATCGCGGACTCCTTCGAACACGCGCATCGCGGCTGCGAGATCCTGTACGGGCGAGGTCGGATCACAGACCTCGGCGGCTGGCTCGGCGACCGCGACCTCGACGACGCCCTAGTCGTCTGCGGTTCGAACACGGGCGCGAACGACGCCCTGATGGACCCGATTCGGGCGGGACTCGGCGACCGGTTCGCCGGCGTCTTCGACGAGACCACCCCGGACAAGCGGGTCGAGACCGCCTCCGACCTCCTCGACGCGCGGGCGGAGGCGGGAGCGGACGTCCTTGTCGCGGTCGGCGGCGGTGCGAGCCTCGACGTCGCGAGGCAGGCGACGCTGCTCGCGGCGGACGGGCGGGACCTCGGCGACCTCCGCGCCGACGCGGAGTCGGGGGCGGATGCGCTCGGCGAGCTGGCACCCGGATCGGAGCCGGCCCTCCCGGTCGTCGTCGTCCCGACGACGTTCGCGGGCGCGGACCTCTCGGCCGGCGGGTCGCTGGAGGTGTTCGCCGCCGCCGAGTCGCCGACCGAGCAGCCGATAACCGTCAGCGGGAGCGGCGCGTGGCCGATCGCAGATATCGCCGACCCGGCGCTGTTCGAGACGACGCCGGGGTCGGTGCTCGCCGGGTCGGCGATGAACGGCTTCAACAAGGGCGTCGAGACGCCGTACGCCCGCGACGCGTCGCCGGTGAGCGACGCGGCCGCAGTCCACGGACTCCGGCTCCTCTCGGACGCGCTCCCGCACGTCGCGGGCGACCGACCGGACAGCGAGGCGGCGACGGACCGAGCGGTGGTGGGAGCGCTGCTCGTCCAGCTCGACCGGAAGATATCCGTCATCCACGCGTTCGGGCACGGGTTCGCCCGCCGGTACGACGTCCAACAGGGCGCGGTCCACGCTGTCGTCGCGCCACACGCGCTGGCGTACCTCTTCGACGAGGTGGACGCGAGCCGCCGGGCGCTCGCGGCCGGACTGGGTGTCCCGACCGACGGCCGCGACGACGACGCGGTCGCCGAGGACGTCGTCGAGGCGGTCGCCGCGGTCCGCGACGCGCTCGACGTCCCGAGCCGGCTCCGGGACCTGCCCGCGACCGACGAAAGCGACCTCCCGGCGATCGCGGAGTTCGTCGCCGAGGACCCGCCGATGGCACGCGCGCCGGCCGGCCTCGACGCGACCGCCGAGGAGATACTCGGCGTGTTGCGCGCGGCCTGGTAG
- a CDS encoding nuclear transport factor 2 family protein encodes MPSRREADGEAPPDERSPAALARAYYDALDAGDYDRLRSLLDPAFVQRRPDRTFEGRDRFVAFMRDERPDTDTTHVVERVYPTGPGVAVRGRLLDADGEELFAFVDAFDVDEGRLTALETYAADS; translated from the coding sequence ATGCCCTCGCGGCGTGAGGCGGACGGGGAGGCCCCGCCGGACGAACGGAGTCCCGCCGCCCTCGCTCGGGCGTACTACGACGCGCTCGACGCCGGCGACTACGACCGGCTGCGGTCGCTGCTCGACCCCGCGTTCGTCCAGCGACGCCCCGACCGGACCTTCGAGGGCCGCGACCGCTTCGTCGCGTTCATGCGCGACGAGCGGCCGGACACGGACACGACCCACGTCGTCGAGCGCGTCTACCCGACCGGTCCCGGCGTCGCGGTCCGAGGGAGACTGCTCGACGCCGACGGCGAGGAGCTGTTCGCGTTCGTCGACGCCTTCGACGTCGACGAGGGACGGCTGACCGCCTTGGAGACGTACGCGGCCGACTCGTAG
- the gyrB gene encoding DNA topoisomerase (ATP-hydrolyzing) subunit B, whose translation MSEQSEYGAGQIQVLEGLQAVRKRPAMYIGSTDGRGLHHLVYEVVDNSIDEALAGYCEEIEVRIHDDGSVSVRDDGRGIPVDTHEEYDRPALEVILTVLHAGGKFDSKSYQVSGGLHGVGVSVVNALSERLEVEVKRDGGVYRHEFERGEPVEDAFERVRDTDADESTGTQIRFWPDDEIFETTDFQTSTLANRLRELAFLNSGVEIRLVDDRDDTAETFKYDGGIREFVAYLNETRSPIHEEVIYFEDETDGVHVEVAMQATEELQGSVHAFANNINTREGGTHLTGFKTALTRTVNDYANEHGLVDDLDANLKGEDVREGLTAVVSVKHPDPQFEGQTKTKLGNSEVRGVVESATHEKLGTFFEENPDTAEKVVHKAAEAARARKAAKKAEELTRRKSALESTALPGKLADCQTRDPTEAELFVVEGDSAGGSAKQGRNRENQAILPLKGKILNVEKHRLDRILENDEIRALITAIGAGIGEEFDIDDVRYNKIILMTDADVDGAHIRTLLLTLLYRHMKPLLEAGYVYAAQPPLYRVRYRGETYDAMTEEERDRIVEEECDGNPTQVQRFKGLGEMNPDQLWDTTMDPENRRLKRINVDDAAAADRMFNVLMGDAVEPRKQFIKEHATEAEWVDI comes from the coding sequence ATGTCAGAGCAGAGCGAATACGGAGCCGGCCAAATTCAGGTCCTCGAAGGCCTGCAGGCCGTCCGTAAGCGACCGGCGATGTACATCGGGTCCACGGACGGTCGGGGGCTCCACCATCTCGTCTACGAGGTCGTCGACAACTCCATCGACGAGGCGCTCGCGGGGTACTGCGAGGAGATCGAGGTCCGCATCCACGACGACGGCTCCGTCTCCGTCCGCGACGACGGACGCGGGATCCCCGTCGACACCCACGAAGAGTACGACCGGCCGGCGCTGGAGGTTATCCTGACGGTCCTCCACGCCGGCGGAAAGTTCGACTCCAAGTCGTATCAGGTGTCCGGCGGGCTGCACGGCGTCGGCGTCAGCGTCGTCAACGCCCTCTCCGAGCGGCTGGAGGTCGAGGTAAAACGCGACGGCGGCGTCTACCGCCACGAGTTCGAGCGCGGAGAACCCGTCGAGGACGCCTTCGAGCGCGTCCGCGACACCGACGCCGACGAGTCGACCGGGACCCAGATCCGCTTCTGGCCCGACGACGAGATATTCGAGACGACCGACTTCCAGACCTCGACGCTCGCGAACCGGCTCCGCGAGCTGGCGTTCCTCAACTCGGGCGTCGAGATCCGCCTCGTCGACGACCGCGACGACACCGCGGAGACGTTCAAGTACGACGGCGGCATCCGCGAGTTCGTCGCGTACCTCAACGAGACGCGCTCGCCGATCCACGAGGAGGTCATCTACTTCGAGGACGAGACCGACGGCGTCCACGTCGAGGTCGCGATGCAGGCGACAGAGGAGCTTCAGGGCTCCGTCCACGCGTTCGCGAACAACATCAACACCCGCGAGGGCGGGACCCACCTCACCGGGTTCAAGACCGCGCTGACGCGGACGGTGAACGACTACGCGAACGAACACGGGTTAGTCGACGACCTCGACGCCAACCTCAAAGGGGAGGACGTCCGCGAGGGGCTCACGGCCGTCGTCTCGGTGAAACACCCGGACCCGCAGTTCGAGGGGCAGACGAAGACGAAGCTCGGCAACAGCGAGGTCCGCGGCGTCGTCGAGTCCGCGACCCACGAGAAGCTCGGGACGTTCTTCGAAGAGAACCCCGACACCGCAGAGAAGGTCGTCCACAAGGCCGCCGAGGCCGCCCGCGCCCGGAAGGCGGCGAAGAAGGCCGAGGAGCTGACGCGACGGAAGTCCGCGCTGGAGTCGACCGCGCTGCCCGGCAAGCTGGCCGACTGTCAGACCCGCGACCCGACCGAGGCGGAGCTGTTCGTGGTCGAGGGCGACTCCGCGGGCGGCTCGGCCAAGCAGGGCCGGAACCGCGAGAATCAGGCAATTTTACCCCTCAAGGGGAAGATCCTCAACGTCGAGAAACACCGCCTCGACCGCATCCTCGAAAACGACGAGATCCGCGCGCTGATCACCGCGATCGGCGCGGGGATCGGCGAGGAGTTCGACATCGACGACGTCCGGTACAACAAGATCATCCTCATGACCGACGCCGACGTCGACGGCGCGCACATCAGAACCCTCCTCCTCACGCTCCTCTACCGGCACATGAAGCCCCTGTTGGAGGCCGGCTACGTGTACGCGGCCCAGCCGCCGCTGTACCGCGTCCGCTACCGCGGGGAGACGTACGACGCGATGACCGAGGAGGAGCGCGACCGCATCGTCGAGGAGGAGTGCGACGGCAACCCGACGCAGGTCCAGCGGTTCAAGGGGCTCGGCGAGATGAACCCCGACCAGCTGTGGGACACCACGATGGACCCGGAGAACCGCCGGCTCAAGCGGATCAACGTCGACGACGCGGCTGCCGCCGACCGCATGTTCAACGTGCTGATGGGTGACGCCGTCGAGCCGCGCAAGCAGTTCATCAAGGAACACGCGACCGAAGCGGAGTGGGTGGACATATGA
- the gyrA gene encoding DNA gyrase subunit A codes for MSSETSDAEPGDVRAAQVTNARIEDEMEQSYIDYAMSVIAGRALPDVRDGLKPVHRRILFAMNEAGVTSNSAHRKSSSVVGETMGDYHPHGDSAIYDTLARMAQDFSMRYPLVDGQGNFGSVDGDPPAAMRYTEARMAPIAEELMADIERDTVDFQANYDDRLEEPAVLPAAFPNLLVNGSSGIAVGMSTNIPPHNLGEVIDATVELIQTPDATVEDLMEHVKGPDFPTGANIVGRNAVHKAYKTGRGRIRVRAEFEVDEEEGRIVISELPFQQNKSRLVERVAEDVNEGAIEGIRDLRDESDRDGIRIVVELKRDAMADVVKNQLLESHLERTFGVINLALVDGSPQVLDLKETLEHYVEHRREVVRRRSEHELAEREDRAHILEGRLKALDNVDSVVETIQDSDDRDAAKAALESAFDFTEAQAAHIVRMQLGSLTSMETAEIESEYEEVNARIERLETILADPGELDQVIVDELQEIKAEYDDERRTSFIEDVGDVTHEDLIPEEECVVVMSEDDYIKRMPLDEFRAQNRGGKGIIGTGLKEGDRVSSVFAANSHDYLLVFTNRGQIYELKTYEIPEMSRTARGKSAVNLLDLDDGEEIESVVNTEDLDDDEFLTMVTRDGYIKRTAVDEFGNIRSTGIRAIRLEDGDELVDVEVTDGDRDIVIGSKHGMAIRFDESDARAMGRTARGVIGIDLREGDAVAGVAAIDQDYHNWVLTVTENGYGKRSDLDEYRPQSRNGKGLVDIKTGDRNGEVVAIEAVTHGDHLVAMSAAGQIMRTRVEEISTVSRNTKGVIVMNLDPDDEVASVDIVPESVHAAESEADDAEVDDE; via the coding sequence ATGAGCTCAGAGACTTCAGACGCCGAACCCGGTGACGTACGAGCCGCACAGGTGACGAACGCCCGCATCGAAGACGAGATGGAGCAGTCGTACATCGACTACGCGATGTCCGTCATCGCGGGCCGCGCGCTCCCCGACGTGCGCGACGGGCTCAAGCCCGTCCACCGCCGCATCCTCTTCGCGATGAACGAGGCGGGCGTGACGAGCAACTCCGCGCACCGCAAGTCCTCCTCCGTCGTCGGCGAGACGATGGGCGACTACCACCCGCACGGCGACAGCGCCATCTACGACACGCTCGCGCGGATGGCGCAGGACTTCTCGATGCGGTACCCCCTCGTCGACGGGCAGGGGAACTTCGGCTCCGTCGACGGCGACCCGCCGGCCGCGATGCGGTACACGGAGGCGCGGATGGCCCCCATCGCCGAGGAGCTGATGGCGGACATCGAGCGCGACACCGTCGACTTCCAGGCGAACTACGACGACCGCCTCGAAGAGCCGGCGGTGCTGCCCGCGGCATTCCCAAACCTCCTCGTCAACGGCTCCTCGGGCATCGCGGTCGGGATGTCGACGAACATCCCGCCGCACAACCTCGGCGAGGTGATCGACGCGACCGTCGAGCTAATCCAGACCCCCGACGCGACGGTCGAGGACCTGATGGAACACGTCAAGGGGCCGGACTTCCCGACCGGCGCGAACATCGTCGGCCGGAACGCGGTCCACAAGGCGTACAAGACGGGTCGCGGTCGGATCCGCGTCCGCGCCGAGTTCGAGGTCGACGAGGAGGAGGGTCGGATCGTCATCTCGGAGCTCCCCTTCCAGCAGAACAAGTCGCGGCTCGTCGAGCGGGTCGCCGAGGACGTCAACGAGGGAGCGATCGAGGGGATCCGCGACCTCCGCGACGAGTCCGACCGCGACGGGATCCGGATCGTCGTCGAGCTCAAGCGGGACGCGATGGCGGACGTGGTGAAAAACCAGCTGTTGGAGAGCCACCTCGAACGCACCTTCGGCGTCATCAACCTCGCCCTGGTCGACGGTTCTCCGCAGGTGTTGGACCTCAAGGAGACGCTCGAACACTACGTCGAACACCGGCGCGAGGTCGTTCGGCGGCGCTCCGAACACGAGCTCGCAGAGCGCGAGGACCGCGCGCACATCCTCGAAGGCCGGCTGAAGGCGCTCGACAACGTCGACAGCGTCGTCGAGACGATCCAAGACTCCGACGACCGCGACGCCGCGAAGGCGGCGCTGGAGTCCGCGTTCGACTTCACCGAGGCGCAGGCGGCCCACATCGTTCGGATGCAGCTCGGCTCGCTCACCTCGATGGAGACGGCCGAGATCGAGTCGGAGTACGAGGAGGTGAACGCCCGGATCGAGCGGCTGGAGACGATCCTTGCCGACCCCGGCGAGCTCGACCAGGTGATCGTCGACGAGCTTCAGGAGATCAAAGCCGAGTACGACGACGAGCGCCGCACGAGCTTCATCGAGGACGTGGGCGACGTGACCCACGAGGACCTCATCCCCGAGGAGGAGTGCGTCGTCGTGATGAGCGAGGACGACTACATCAAGCGGATGCCGCTCGACGAGTTCCGCGCGCAGAACCGCGGCGGCAAGGGGATCATCGGCACGGGGCTGAAGGAGGGCGACCGCGTCTCCTCCGTGTTCGCGGCCAACTCCCACGACTACCTCCTCGTGTTCACGAACCGCGGGCAGATCTACGAGCTGAAGACCTACGAGATCCCGGAGATGTCCCGCACGGCGCGCGGGAAGTCCGCGGTCAACCTCCTCGATCTGGACGACGGCGAGGAGATCGAGTCGGTCGTCAACACCGAGGACTTGGACGACGACGAGTTCCTCACGATGGTCACCCGCGACGGGTACATCAAGCGGACCGCCGTCGACGAGTTCGGTAACATCCGCTCGACCGGCATCCGCGCCATCCGGCTGGAGGACGGCGACGAACTGGTCGACGTCGAGGTGACCGACGGCGACCGCGACATCGTCATCGGAAGCAAACACGGGATGGCGATCCGGTTCGACGAGTCCGACGCCCGCGCGATGGGTCGCACGGCCCGCGGCGTGATCGGCATCGACCTCCGCGAGGGCGACGCCGTCGCCGGCGTCGCCGCCATCGACCAGGACTACCACAACTGGGTGCTCACCGTGACCGAGAACGGCTACGGGAAGCGCTCCGACCTCGACGAGTACCGCCCGCAGTCGCGGAACGGCAAAGGGCTCGTCGATATCAAGACCGGCGACCGCAACGGCGAGGTCGTCGCCATCGAGGCGGTCACCCACGGCGACCACCTCGTCGCGATGAGCGCGGCGGGACAGATCATGCGGACCCGCGTCGAGGAGATCTCGACCGTGAGCCGGAACACGAAGGGTGTCATCGTGATGAACCTCGACCCCGACGACGAGGTCGCGTCCGTCGATATCGTCCCCGAGTCGGTTCACGCCGCCGAGAGCGAGGCGGACGACGCCGAGGTCGACGACGAGTAA